The DNA window AACATAAATTTTGCTTACAAAAAAAAATTTGACGATTTCAAGTCAAGTAAATAAATGACAGCATAGATAAAGCTATTTATCTAAACAGGTAAAGGATTTATGGAGATTTTTTCACCGGAATTGATAAAAATGAATTATTTTGCTCTGGATAAAAAGAGTTGCCTTTCCGAAATGGCGGAATTCCTTTTTGAGCATTCAATTGTCAGTTCTTTTGAGGAATTTTTTAAGACGATCCTCGAAAGAGAAAATCTGATGTCAACAGGTATTGGCAGAGGTATTGCGATACCTCATTCACGCAGTGAAACCGTGAAAAAATTAACGATTGCAGTATATCTTCTTGACAATGAACTTGATTTTCAATCGATTGACGACGAACCTGTCAGGATGGTGTTTATGATAGCAGTCCCGAAGGATATGAAACAGGAATATATGAAACTTTTGAGTGCGATTTCAAATTTTTTGAAATTGGAGGAGAACAGGGATAAATTGCTCGGATGCAAATCCAATCTTGAAGTTTAT is part of the Candidatus Cloacimonadota bacterium genome and encodes:
- a CDS encoding PTS sugar transporter subunit IIA gives rise to the protein MEIFSPELIKMNYFALDKKSCLSEMAEFLFEHSIVSSFEEFFKTILERENLMSTGIGRGIAIPHSRSETVKKLTIAVYLLDNELDFQSIDDEPVRMVFMIAVPKDMKQEYMKLLSAISNFLKLEENRDKLLGCKSNLEVYNILKGIKL